In a genomic window of Wyeomyia smithii strain HCP4-BCI-WySm-NY-G18 chromosome 1, ASM2978416v1, whole genome shotgun sequence:
- the LOC129723789 gene encoding acyl-CoA-binding domain-containing protein 6, giving the protein MSDLEDVGEGDLLEEEFARATKFIEHSHDRFEQKDLLKFYGFFKQATVGQCNVSKPGIFNLTGRSKWSAWNELGDMSEQEAMEGYIRFLTQLQPDWDHSTDGETDVKAAKGSWVSVSSYAIVEEKGGEKSIVDFIKEGNLEAVNENLTSAKTIINKLDDDGLGLVHWAADRGNVNVLRLLLQVTGSDVNLRDSGGQTALHYAASCGNRDCVQLLLDSGADRSLLDKEGESCSDVAFDEGIKQMLV; this is encoded by the coding sequence ATGTCTGATTTAGAGGACGTTGGCGAGGGTGACCTGCTGGAGGAGGAGTTTGCTAGAGCGACCAAATTTATCGAGCACAGTCACGATCGCTTCGAGCAGAAAGATTTGCTAAAGTTCTATGGTTTTTTCAAGCAAGCGACGGTCGGACAATGCAACGTTTCGAAACCGGGTATTTTCAATTTAACTGGACGGAGCAAGTGGTCTGCTTGGAACGAGTTGGGCGATATGTCGGAGCAAGAAGCGATGGAGGGATACATTCGGTTTTTAACGCAGTTGCAGCCGGATTGGGATCATTCCACTGATGGAGAGACGGATGTTAAAGCAGCGAAAGGATCCTGGGTTTCCGTTTCAAGCTATGCGATAGTAGAGGAAAAAGGAGGTGAAAAATCGATTGTTGATTTTATCAAGGAAGGCAATCTGGAGGCAGTAAACGAGAACCTTACTTCGGCTAAAACAATAATTAACAAACTTGACGACGATGGACTGGGATTGGTTCACTGGGCGGCCGATCGAGGGAACGTGAACGTTCTTCGCTTGCTGCTTCAAGTGACTGGCTCGGATGTCAATCTTAGAGATTCCGGTGGACAAACGGCACTACACTATGCCGCAAGTTGTGGTAATCGGGATTGTGTTCAGTTACTACTTGACTCGGGGGCCGACCGAAGTTTGCTTGATAAGGAAGGAGAATCTTGCTCGGATGTTGCTTTTGATGAGGGAATTAAACAAATGCTGGTGTGA